A genomic window from Gossypium hirsutum isolate 1008001.06 chromosome D12, Gossypium_hirsutum_v2.1, whole genome shotgun sequence includes:
- the LOC107945758 gene encoding rhamnogalacturonate lyase, with product MMEKVMQLNPIHSRHHVLWVFIIVHFSLLLFSAFSADISPRKILNGEKKKSCKVELHREDNRVFIDNGLVEVTIENPSGHLSGIKYKGMLNVLETRNNNNNKGYWDIVWDNEAYDKLATQHVKIITETDELVELSFTKMWDITKDHGSSVPLNVDKRYIVRQGVPVLYMYGILERQEDFPDAHMYQIRIAFKLNEDKFHFMAVSDTKQRIMPIQEDRDESRCQVLAFKEAVLLTNPTNPQLKGEVDDKYQYSSENKDNKVHGWISDDDAVGFWVITPSNEFRTGGPHKQDLTSHVGPTALSMFVSTHYTGTEMDVLYKKGETWKKVLGPVCMYLNSASWDEARHYRKALWNDANRQLREEIQSWPYNFTASEDFPHAQQRGEVNGQLLVRDQSLDKQLMQAKSAFVGLAAPAYAGSWQTEGKGYQFWTQTDNTGRFTIKNVRPGEYNFYAWVYGFIGNYKLNLKITIQPGNKINLGTLIYDPPRNGPTLWEIGIPDRTAAEFFIPEPNPTFVNSILNHDADKFRQYGLWDRYSDIYRDGDLVFTVGVSNYSKDWFFAHVPRRIGNETRATTWQIKYELQEVNKAGNYTLQLALAAASYAEVQVRINNPDANLPHFTTERIGYDNAVPRHGIHGLYRLYSINVPGNGFQRGNNTIFLTQTRCHDSFEAVMYDYIRFEGPAV from the exons ATGATGGAGAAGGTGATGCAGCTAAACCCGATTCACTCCAGACACCATGTTTTATGGGTTTTCATCATCGTTCACTTTTCATTACTCCTTTTCTCAGCTTTCTCTGCAGATATCTCACCCag AAAAATCTTAAATGGTGAAAAAAAGAAGTCTTGTAAAGTCGAGTTGCATAGAGAAGATAACAGA GTTTTTATTGATAATGGACTTGTTGAGGTAACTATAGAGAATCCTTCTGGTCATTTATCCGGAATTAAATATAAGGGAATGCTTAATGTGCTTGAAACCAgaaacaataacaacaacaaagG GTATTGGGACATTGTCTGGGATAATGAAGCCTATGATAA ATTAGCTACACAACACGTCAAGATCATTACAGAAACTGACGAGTTAGTTGAGCTTTCCTTCACCAAAATGTGGGACATAACAAAAGACCATGGCAGTTCAGTTCCTTTAAACGTAGACAAAAG GTATATAGTACGACAAGGCGTTCCAGTCTTGTATATGTATGGTATTTTGGAGCGACAAGAAGATTTTCCCGATGCTCATATGTATCAAATAAGGATTGCTTTTAAGCTCAATGAAGACAA GTTTCATTTCATGGCGGTATCAGACACGAAACAAAGGATTATGCCTATCCAAGAAGATCGAGATGAGAGTCGCTGTCAAGTTCTAGCTTTCAAAGAAGCTGTTCTGTTGACGAATCCAACCAATCCACAACTTAAAGGAGAGGTTGACGACAAGTACCAATATTCGAGTGAGAACAAAGACAACAAGGTTCATGGGTGGATATCGGATGATGATGCTGTCGGTTTCTGGGTGATCACCCCTAGCAATGAGTTCCGAACTGGTGGCCCGCACAAGCAGGACCTCACTTCTCATGTTGGTCCCACAGCCCTCTCC ATGTTTGTTAGTACTCATTACACGGGGACGGAGATGGACGTATTGTATAAGAAAGGAGAGACTTGGAAAAAGGTTTTGGGCCCTGTTTGTATGTATCTCAACTCAGCATCTTGGGATGAAGCTCGTCATTATCGCAAGGCGCTGTGGAATGATGCTAATAGACAGTTGCGTGAAGAAATCCAAAGTTGGCCTTACAATTTCACTGCGTCAGAAGATTTTCCTCATGCTCAACAACGAGGAGAAGTTAATGGTCAATTGCTAGTGCGAGATCA AAGCTTGGATAAGCAACTAATGCAGGCGAAATCTGCGTTTGTGGGGTTGGCAGCGCCTGCATATGCAGGATCATGGCAAACGGAAGGAAAG GGCTACCAATTTTGGACTCAAACAGACAACACTGGCCGTTTCACTATAAAAAATGTCCGACCAGGGGAGTATAATTTTTATGCATGGGTCTATGGTTTCATTGGAAACtataaattaaatctcaaaatcACTATCCAACCAG GAAACAAGATCAACTTGGGTACCCTTATATACGATCCTCCAAGAAATGGCCCTACATTGTGGGAAATAGGGATTCCCGACAGAACAGCTGCTGAGTTCTTCATACCTGAACCAAATCCAACATTTGTTAACTCAATCCTCAACCATGACGCCGACAA ATTTAGACAATACGGATTGTGGGATCGGTACTCAGATATTTATCGTGACGGTGATCTTGTCTTTACAGTTGGGGTTAGCAATTATTCTAAGGATTGGTTCTTTGCTCATGTTCCCAG GCGCATAGGAAACGAGACAAGGGCAACCACATGGCAGATTAAATACGAACTCCAGGAAGTGAACAAGGCGGGAAATTACACGCTCCAACTGGCCTTGGCAGCAGCTTCCTATGCTGAAGTTCAG GTTCGAATCAACAATCCCGATGCTAATCTACCTCATTTTACGACGGAGAGAATCGGGTACGATAATGCAGTACCAAGACATGGAATTCATGGATTGTACAGATTGTATAGTATAAATGTGCCAGGAAATGGATTTCAGAGAGGGAATAATACGATCTTTCTAACTCAGACAAGATGCCATGATTCATTCGAAGCAGTTATGTATGACTATATTCGGTTTGAAGGACCTGCTGTTTAA